One Pseudonocardia sediminis DNA window includes the following coding sequences:
- a CDS encoding Tm-1-like ATP-binding domain-containing protein, with protein sequence MGTAYVIGTHDTKSDELGYVADLIAAAGAAVRRVDVSTAGDAAGTGADVRAAEVAAHHPDGADAVFTGDRGSGVGAMAVALERYLLSRDDLDGVIGLGGSGGTAIVTPALQALPVGVPKVMVSTVASGDTAPYVGASDIAMLYSVTDVAGLNRISRVVLGNAAHMLAGAVAATVPVADDRPAAGLTMFGVTTPCVTAVRERLGDDVDPLVFHATGTGGRAMEKLVDDGLITSVLDLTTTEIADLVVGGIMAAGPDRLDAIARTRVPYVGSCGALDMVNFGSRDSVPERFAGRLLYEHNAQVTLMRTTPEENAEIGRFVAGKIDACTGPLMFLLPTGGVSLLDAPDQPFWDPDADEALFTAIEQHVLRPERIMRVPHNINDPEFADAAVAAWREVLAQ encoded by the coding sequence GTGGGCACCGCGTACGTGATCGGCACGCACGACACCAAGTCCGACGAGCTCGGCTACGTCGCCGATCTCATCGCGGCGGCCGGGGCGGCGGTGCGCCGCGTGGACGTCTCGACCGCCGGCGACGCGGCCGGCACCGGGGCCGACGTCCGGGCCGCGGAGGTCGCGGCGCACCACCCGGACGGCGCCGACGCCGTGTTCACCGGTGACCGGGGCAGCGGGGTCGGGGCGATGGCCGTCGCCCTGGAGCGGTACCTGCTCTCCCGCGACGACCTCGACGGCGTCATCGGGCTCGGCGGCTCCGGCGGGACGGCGATCGTCACCCCTGCCCTGCAGGCCCTGCCGGTCGGTGTGCCGAAGGTGATGGTCTCGACGGTGGCCTCGGGCGACACCGCTCCGTACGTCGGGGCGTCGGACATCGCGATGCTCTACTCGGTCACCGACGTGGCCGGGCTGAACCGGATCTCGCGGGTCGTCCTGGGCAACGCCGCGCACATGCTGGCCGGCGCCGTCGCCGCAACGGTCCCTGTGGCCGACGACCGTCCCGCGGCCGGGCTGACCATGTTCGGCGTCACCACCCCGTGCGTCACCGCCGTGCGCGAACGCCTCGGCGACGACGTCGACCCGCTCGTCTTCCACGCCACCGGCACCGGCGGCCGGGCGATGGAGAAGCTCGTCGACGACGGCCTCATCACCTCCGTGCTGGACCTGACCACGACCGAGATCGCGGACCTCGTCGTCGGCGGGATCATGGCCGCGGGGCCGGACCGTCTCGACGCGATCGCCCGGACCCGGGTGCCCTACGTCGGCTCCTGCGGCGCGCTCGACATGGTCAACTTCGGGTCGCGGGACTCGGTGCCCGAGCGCTTCGCCGGCCGCCTTCTCTACGAGCACAACGCCCAGGTCACGCTCATGCGCACGACGCCGGAGGAGAACGCGGAGATCGGCCGGTTCGTCGCCGGCAAGATCGACGCCTGCACCGGACCGCTGATGTTCCTGCTGCCCACCGGCGGGGTGTCCCTGCTGGACGCGCCGGACCAGCCGTTCTGGGACCCCGACGCCGACGAGGCACTGTTCACCGCGATCGAGCAGCACGTCCTGCGTCCTGAGCGGATCATGCGGGTACCGCACAACATCAACGACCCCGAGTTCGCCGACGCGGCCGTCGCCGCGTGGCGGGAGGTGCTTGCCCAGTGA